A stretch of Christensenellaceae bacterium DNA encodes these proteins:
- a CDS encoding ABC transporter permease, with translation MKQERTLQSGFFRKKKKLEKFLYLLPAIVIFSVFMVWPIVYNLYLSTMEWNMVSPTQTFVGFDNYINVLQEPAFLKALGNTGLYVVLMMAFCFVVPYFFSYIMGKLISKGDKVYRALMFFPSLLSLAVAAIVFMWLFNSVAGPVAEIFRAFGRESPQWFTTEGYVIVVLSIMTAWRCFGYNLIVFLGAIVEVPLELIEAAKLEGASNWKIFWKIIVPLTSPTALYVFIITFVFGLQYVFTPIQMITKGGPNMASTNLVYLIYQYGFQFFQTGRAAAVAIISLIIFLVVLFLQKRLEKRVHYEN, from the coding sequence GTGAAGCAAGAACGTACGCTACAGTCGGGATTTTTCCGAAAAAAGAAGAAACTGGAGAAATTTTTATATTTATTGCCTGCGATCGTTATTTTTTCCGTCTTTATGGTATGGCCGATTGTTTATAACCTCTATTTAAGCACGATGGAATGGAATATGGTATCGCCGACCCAAACGTTTGTAGGCTTTGATAACTATATTAATGTCCTTCAGGAACCGGCTTTTCTGAAAGCGTTAGGAAACACGGGGCTGTATGTTGTGCTCATGATGGCTTTCTGTTTTGTGGTACCGTATTTCTTTTCATACATCATGGGCAAACTTATTTCGAAAGGAGATAAGGTCTACCGGGCGCTGATGTTTTTTCCCAGCCTTTTATCCCTGGCGGTTGCAGCAATCGTTTTCATGTGGCTGTTTAATTCTGTGGCGGGACCTGTGGCCGAAATTTTCCGGGCCTTTGGCAGGGAATCCCCGCAATGGTTTACCACGGAAGGATATGTCATTGTCGTGCTGTCCATTATGACGGCATGGAGATGCTTCGGATACAACCTGATTGTTTTTCTGGGAGCGATTGTGGAAGTTCCGTTGGAGCTGATTGAGGCGGCCAAACTGGAGGGCGCTTCCAACTGGAAGATATTCTGGAAAATTATCGTTCCGCTTACTTCGCCGACGGCGCTGTATGTCTTTATTATTACTTTTGTATTCGGGCTGCAGTATGTATTTACTCCCATACAGATGATCACAAAGGGCGGACCGAACATGGCGAGTACAAACCTCGTATATCTGATTTATCAATATGGTTTCCAATTTTTCCAAACAGGACGCGCGGCGGCTGTCGCCATCATATCATTGATTATATTCCTGGTCGTTCTGTTCTTACAAAAACGGTTAGAAAAGAGGGTTCATTATGAAAATTAA